Proteins encoded together in one Impatiens glandulifera chromosome 1, dImpGla2.1, whole genome shotgun sequence window:
- the LOC124918887 gene encoding auxin response factor 8-like: MKPSSSAPGQHPQEGEKKCLNSELWHACAGPLVSLPTVGTRVVYFPQGHSEQVAATTNKEVDAHIPNYPNLPPQLICQLHNVTMHADIETDEVYSQMTLQPLTAEEQKDTYIPVELGIPGKQPTNYFCKTLTASDTSTHGGFSVPRRAAEKVFPPLDFSQQPPAQELVARDLHDVEWKFKHIFRGQPKRHLLTTGWSVFVSAKKLVAGDSVLFIWNEKNQLLLGIRRSNRPQTVLPSSVLSSDSMHIGLLAAAAHAAATNSCFTVFYNPRASPSEFVIALSKYVKAVYHTRVSVGMRFRMLFETEESSVRRYMGTITGIGDLDAVRWANSHWRSVKVGWDESTAGERQPRVSLWEIEPLTTFPMYPSLFPLRMKRPWYPGASSFQDGRDGSINSNMAWLRGETGEQGLNSMNFQSVGMIPWMQQRMDQNFMRNDINQQYQAMVAAGMQNMAGGDSIKQQFLQLQQPFQYLQHPGSPNALLHQQQQQQQAIQPSINQLLQAQTQMLPENLSRNHLPQQVSNHSEEQPQPHQHQHPYQDLQPHLHQRQQSTVSSSFPKVGFTDLTSKVPTGINSSMQNLLGPNCNEGGGNVLSFSRTGQPGGNSEPSDQQQWAAKFAESQGHNAVTNSISLPPYPSKDPPPPPLRPENNGLDSHNHALFGSNVDSSGLLLPTTLPGIGTSSFNADLSSVPLGATGFQGSLYGCMQESSELFHSPVQVDSPIPTRTFVKVYKSGCVGRSLDITRFTSYNELREKLGQMFGIEGLLEDPQRSGWQLVFVDRENDFLLLGDDPWEAFVNNVSYINILSPEDVQKLGKHEGNSFGHNDGERLNTGNSDARDLVSGLPSGGSLGYWDHN; encoded by the exons ATGAAACCTTCATCATCAGCACCGGGTCAGCATCCTCAAGAAG GGGAGAAGAAATGCTTAAATTCAGAGCTATGGCATGCCTGTGCTGGCCCTCTTGTATCTTTACCAACCGTTGGTACCAGAGTGGTCTACTTTCCTCAAGGCCATAGTGAACAg GTAGCAGCCACGACTAACAAGGAAGTTGATGCCCATATACCCAATTATCCAAATTTGCCTCCACAACTAATCTGCCAACTCCACAATGTTACAATGCAT GCCGATATTGAGACCGATGAAGTGTATTCACAGATGACATTGCAGCCATTAACAGCT GAAGAGCAAAAGGATACATATATCCCAGTTGAGCTTGGAATACCGGGCAAGCAGCCGACTAATTACTTTTGCAAGACATTAACTGCTAGCGATACAAGTACTCATGGTGGATTCTCGGTTCCTCGTCGTGCAGCTGAGAAGGTTTTTCCTCCGCTG GATTTCTCTCAGCAACCACCTGCTCAAGAGTTAGTAGCAAGGGATTTGCATGATGTTGAGTGGAAATTTAAGCATATTTTCAGAG GACAGCCAAAGCGGCACCTTCTCACTACAGGATGGAGTGTATTTGTCAGTGCAAAGAAACTAGTTGCTGGTGATTCTGTTCTTTTTATCTG GAATGAAAAAAACCAGCTTCTATTGGGGATTCGTCGTTCCAACCGACCTCAAACTGTATTGCCGTCTTCCGTTCTGTCTAGTGATAGCATGCACATTGGGTTACTTGCTGCAGCTGCTCATGCTGCAGCTACGAATAGTTGTTTTACGGTTTTTTACAATCCAAG AGCCAGTCCATCCGAATTTGTTATTGCCCTTTCGAAATATGTCAAGGCAGTGTATCATACCCGTGTTTCTGTGGGAATGCGATTCAGGATGCTTTTCGAAACTGAGGAATCAAGTGTACGAAG ATACATGGGCACAATAACTGGCATTGGCGATCTAGACGCAGTTCGTTGGGCAAATTCTCATTGGAGATCTGTTAAG GTTGGTTGGGATGAGTCTACTGCTGGTGAGAGACAGCCAAGGGTATCATTATGGGAAATTGAGcctctaactacatttcccatGTATCCATCATTATTCCCACTCAGAATGAAGCGCCCATGGTATCCTGGAGCCTCATCATTTCAAG ATGGAAGAGATGGTTCAATTAATAGCAACATGGCGTGGTTAAGAGGAGAAACTGGAGAACAAGGACTGAACTCTATGAATTTTCAGTCAGTTGGAATGATTCCATGGATGCAGCAGAGAATGGATCAAaattttatgagaaatgatattaATCAACAGTACCAAGCAATGGTAGCAGCTGGCATGCAGAATATGGCTGGTGGGGATTCAATTAAACAGCAATTTTTACAATTGCAGCAGCCATTTCAATATCTTCAACATCCAGGCAGCCCAAATGCTTTGTTGcatcagcagcagcagcagcagcaggcaATCCAGCCTTCGATCAATCAGCTGCTGCAAGCACAAACTCAAATGTTGCCTGAAAATCTGTCTAGGAATCATCTTCCACAGCAAGTTAGTAATCACTCTGAAGAACAGCCACAACCACATCAACATCAACATCCTTATCAAGATCTACAGCCCCATCTTCATCAGAGGCAGCAATCTACAGTCTCGTCTTCATTTCCTAAAGTGGGTTTCACAGATTTGACAAGCAAAGTCCCAACTGGAATCAATTCAAGCATGCAAAATCTGCTCGGTCCAAATTGTAATGAAGGCGGTGGGAATGTTCTAAGTTTTTCACGAACTGGTCAGCCAGGAGGAAACAGTGAGCCGTCTGACCAGCAACAATGGGCAGCCAAATTTGCTGAATCTCAAGGCCATAATGCAGTAACTAACTCCATATCATTACCACCCTATCCTTCAAAGGaccctcctcctccacctttgAGACCCGAAAATAATggccttgattcccataatcaTGCGCTtttcggttctaatgttgattCCTCAGGCCTCCTCCTCCCTACAACACTACCGGGTATTGGCACCTCCTCTTTTAATGCTGATCTTTCATCAGTGCCATTAGGGGCTACGGGATTTCAGGGTTCTTTGTATGGTTGCATGCAAGAATCTTCCGAGTTGTTCCACAGTCCAGTGCAAGTTGACTCACCTATCCCAACCCGTACATTTGTAAAG gTTTACAAATCAGGTTGTGTGGGGAGGTCACTGGACATCACCCGGTTTACCAGCTATAACGAGCTGCGTGAGAAGCTGGGTCAGATGTTTGGAATTGAGGGGTTATTGGAAGACCCTCAGAGATCAGGCTGGCAGCTTGTATTCGTTGACAGGGAGAATGATTTTCTTCTCCTTGGAGACGACCCATGGGA AGCATTTGTGAATAATGTTTCGTACATCAATATACTCTCTCCAGAGGATGTGCAGAAACTTGGTAAGCATGAAGGTAATTCCTTTGGACACAACGATGGGGAAAGATTGAACACCGGTAATAGCGATGCTCGTGACCTTGTGTCTGGTCTCCCATCGGGAGGATCCCTTGGATATTGGGATCACAATTAG